In Gambusia affinis linkage group LG06, SWU_Gaff_1.0, whole genome shotgun sequence, one DNA window encodes the following:
- the dnajc30b gene encoding dnaJ (Hsp40) homolog, subfamily C, member 30b: MAEVSQRLGTGAYRLVTGQARPLRPIRPSGLLPINDTCIQGHYTEECVQLLKGSAPQRSSEKIYRDPRKSQTATKTNLLIPTGRLQEKLFSCVKPIWTSGAVSSHPDTRWSPQQLRTFCTILLILADDRSGSGASLTHLKVLPGVYKASAAARSYSRWSEEAPLLHRSKTAYYDILRVSPSATQSQIKTAYYKQSFIYHPDKNLGSKEATQRFAEISEAYTVLSNISLRRKYDRGILSQSDLQSPEKPSSKDASSRTTSSQQQHYRQQRARPFSQTGGRPMFDFDAFFQAHYGEQLQRERDLRVKRKQMEEEQKKRLKEYRQEKMRELTVLMLAALSAMILIGLLNS, translated from the exons ATGGCAGAGGTCAGCCAGCGGCTCGGGACTGGAGCCTACCGACTGGTGACCGGCCAAGCTCGCCCGCTGCGTCCCATAAGACCCAGCGGACTTCTCCCAATAAACGACACCTGTATCCAGGGACACTATACCGAAGAATGTGTCCAGCTATTAAAAGGAAGCGCACCTCAGCGCAGTTCTGAGAAAATTTACAGA GACCCCAGAAAGAGCCAAACAGCCACCAAAACAAACCTGCTGATCCCGACCGGACGCCTTCAGGAGAAGCTGTTCTCATGCGTGAAGCCCATCTGGACCAGTGGGGCTGTTTCAAGCCACCCCGACACCCGGTGGTCCCCTCAGCAGCTCAGAACCTTCTGCACTATCCTCCTCATCCTCGCAGATGACAGATCAGGGAGCGGAGCTTCACTGACACACCTGAAGGTTCTACCTGGTGTCTATAAAGCCTCTGCAGCAGCTAGAAGTTACAGCAGGTGGTCAGAGGAGGCTCCTCTGCTGCACAGGAGTAAAACCGCCTATTACGACATCCTCAGAGTGTCCCCCAGTGCTACACAGTCACAGATCAAGACGGCCTACTACAAGCAGTCCTTCATATACCACCCTGACAAGAACCTGGGCAGCAAGGAAGCCACGCAGCGCTTCGCCGAGATCAGCGAGGCTTACACCGTCCTAAGCAACATCAGTCTGAGGAGGAAGTATGACCGAGGCATCCTGAGCCAGTCTGACCTGCAGAGCCCAGAGAAGCCGTCCTCCAAAGACGCATCGAGCAGAACCACAAgctcccagcagcagcattatcGTCAGCAGAGAGCCAGGCCGTTCTCCCAAACCGGCGGTCGGCCCATGTTTGATTTTGACGCCTTTTTCCAGGCTCACTACGGAGAGCAGCTTCAGAGGGAGAGGGACCTAAGAGTCAAGAGGAAGCAGATGGaggaagagcagaagaagaggcTGAAAGAGTACCGTCAGGAGAAGATGCGGGAGCTCACTGTGTTGATGCTGGCGGCCTTGTCAGCGATGATCTTAATCGGTCTGTTAAATTCTTGa